TTGCATGTGTATTCCCAGCAAATTGCTCTGTGTTATCATTAGAAGACTGGTTATTTTCAGTTTGAGGTATAACAATCCCTCTCTGTTTTTCCTCTTGGATTATACTGGCATAAGCCTTGTTCGCATTTGGAAGTGGATCTTGGAGCAAGATCTGAGATCTAGCACTAAGGTACGACTCATTAAGACCAATAAGGAACTTAAGAACTTTGTCTTTGTCCTAATATTCATGTATAGTTTTTATTGCGCCACAGGTACAAACAGGTTGTGCCCTGTATTCTTGCAGCAAATCCCACATTCCTTTGAGCTTAGTGTAGTACAAAGTGACATCACTTCAAACACCCTGGGAGCATTCTTTTGGTGAAATCTTTCCTGCAATTCAGACCAGATACAAGAAGCATCCTCCATGTACATTATACTATCAGTTATGGTAGGAAAAACAGAATTTGGAATCCATGAAATTACCAAACTATTGCATTGAATCCACAAGTCATAATTTTCATCGTCTTCATCAAGAGCTGGAAGTCTTCCATCAACAAACTTAATTCTGTTCCTTGTCAGCAATGCAACCATCATCGATCTTCGTCATGAGCTGAAGTTATCTGCACTAATGAGAATTTTAGGAACTAGAGATGAAGAAGTATTGTCAGCATTAGAGAGAAAATATGGACTTCGTGGGTCGTTAGTAGGAAATTTGTTATGTTCTTCAAGAACTTCAAATCAATTTAAGTTTTTAGCAGTTTTATTATTCCTGCTGCGAGTTTGAATTCTTCCTGCTCGTGCCATGGATTAATATGGAAATAAGAACAAGATAGAAGGAAGAGAAGAAACGAAAGCAAAGGAACTCAACAATTAGTtgactctgataccattttaCTTTTGGAAAAGAAGAAATAGAGCACGAAAGGAACGATGAGTCATTTCATTGATCCATGGAGTTCGGTACAAAATGTTCTTTATATACAATTCAGACAACCAAAACAAACACCAACTGACTCTAACAATCTTCTTAACTAATTAACAGTATACACTTCACTTTACTAACTAACTAACTTTGATAATAAGTTCTAGTCtagtttatattttattgtgcatatttgtttattattattgttattatgtcGAAATAAAAGGTATAAGTATGGCTAAAAATATTGGTATCAATTTGAATTGGATGCGTAATGCTCTTAGAAAAATTCTTTCGCACAAGTTCTTgtagtatttttatttgaagGTACTATAATTAGAATGACTAAGAATTATATTGACTAATGTTTTTTGGTAACTaatattaatgatttttttgttgATAAATTTCAATCAAACACGTGGCAACTATCTAATTACTAAGACTTAACATCATAAAAATTGTGCCGTAGAAAAAGATAGTTTTTAAAGTTGCCAAGATGTGTTGGTCTTTGTGGAAGTTGCGTAATGATCTGGTTTGGAATAAAAAAACTCTATCGTagataatgttattattttagCTATGAGTTACCTTGTTCAATGGAAGAATACCTAAAATAATGTTTCAGGTACTCTTGTTTCATCTTGCCAAGATGGAGATAGAGCTGAGTTTTAGGCTAAGTCGCTGAATAATATTGTAGATGCTAAAATCCACAATCAATCGAAAATGATTGTACGTGGGCACCGATAACCTGTAGAACAAAGAAGAGAGTAACCAGAAAACTTTGGGACATTGGGATGGTGCCGGATGAAGAGACTCAGATGGTCAAGTCAGCAAGATTATTAACAATGTAATAAAAAAGATGAGAATAAATGACTGAACTAAGCTACCACCTATCTTGACTGCGGAAATAAGTATGTAGTTttagagagaatgagagagtgAATGATAAGTGAGAAGTGTTGGGATGACTCAAATTGATCAGCCTCTCCCAGTGACTAAGAGTGGCTCTTATAGGCGTCCATGGAAAGACGTGACTCATGACCGCTCACCCCCTTGTGAAACGCTCCTCTCCCACTTGATTAGGGAGATCGTTGTTTGCATGGTCAGCTTAACTAACCACTTTAGAGATCGTTAGATGAGTGATAAGACTCAGTCTCGTATACGGGTCGGATTATCGTGAGCCCAATGTTGGGTCATGGGTAATGTTAATGTTTGACTTGACTGTATCGTTTTAGGTCTGTTGGGCTTGGTATTGTGATCGTACCGTCATAACTAGTCAAATACTCCAACCCAATCTTGTTTGAGCATTCTTTAGAAAAATCATATATGACTTTGAGCCTGAGTCCAATTTCAGTCtctacaaataatattatcaagGTGACAGTTGATACAACTGTTTTTCGTGAGCGAACTAAGTTTGGTTATGGAATTGTCATGTGAGATTCTAAAGGAGAGTTGGTGTTGGCTAAGACAGGTTGTTGTTGAGGCATGGGGCACTAAAGTTAGCTAAAGCAATTAATATCAAAAAAGTGTTGAATTggattaaagaccaagcttggGATTAAGTGGAGTTGGAATTTGACTACTTGGTGGCAATCCAAGCAATACGAAGTTCAGTCCCGTTAATCTCTTCTTTTAGAGTTATTATTGAAGATTGTCGCAAGtttcttatttctttaaattatattttttatcttttattaaaCGGTGTGTTAATATGGTTTCTCATAATTTCgttagagtattttttttttcaagttaagtgttcaataaaagaaaaagaaaacatcaTAGAAACTTGtgttgaaaaaaaatgaataaaattttcTTTCTATGGTTAGTCCCACATAGATTAAGAATATTTTTGCACTATTTCAAATGTTGTATATCTATAGATTTTCTTAATTACAATATTGTAtgtttacaaaatgtgtaaaaaaCCTAATGGAAATGAGTGagattgtatatataataatgaatTGAATAATGATTTTAAGaaagttagattttttttaacaaaaaattaagttagcaaaaactcaatttttaaaatttggaattatttcttttttccttttaaaataAAGGCTTATTCtatacttttattattaatttaattaatatttacccatttcttttattattagatatctatataatttttgtttttaaatatatatattaatattataaaattaatatttctattaaataataagaTATTCTATTAAAGTTAACGTAGAAATCTAAAAAATATCGTTAAATCAAGAATTCCGCTAGATAGCCATatcttatatagaatagatataattTGTTctacatataataaaaattaaaaaatttaaaatatttttaatttcatgttaaaaaaattaaatttaaaatttttaacttAACATTGAATCATTaactatatatttttacataattatattattattaataattttttattttattttattgtcaaATTTGTGTTAAGCGGGTCTGTTGTGttaaattcatttttatttcgTATCAAGATGTGTCCACTCGTTTTCGActctcatttaattttttcaatccTAACACGTAAAATTCGTGTCATGTTTATATGCCGTGTCGAAACCTATTTTTGCCACTCCTATTACAATATATgcgattataaaaaaaaaattaattagactaaaaaagtgTCCTAAATGTCGAAACAAATAAAGAAAGTCTACCGAAATATGACTTTAATGGttcgtttggtacgccgtattacacaatattgtattgtatagtattatattaaattgtattttatgtaaaattatatgtaGTATTAAGTTTTATagacacttaaatatataatattttagtatgaattaaagtttaacatagtattatataaaaatatgacctAATACGACGTTTCAAATTAGCCTAAAAGGTAAAATGTAAACTTACCCTAAAACCTTACCTATGTATCTTCAAGACATTTTTAAGGAGAAGGTGTGTTTTTGTTGATGTCATTTACTTTACAAAGTTGTACATTAACATTAGATATATATATCTCGAAAACATATTTTTGAGATTAGAATAATAAAACCATGTTGGAACATATTTTGAGATACAAtaaaatgaccaaaataccctCTCTAATGGAACATGACCTTCCTTCCTTCTTTCCTTCTTTCCTTGTTCTATAAAAGGTCGAAGCTTTGAGGgccatagagagagagagagagagagagaatgagggAGGAGGAGGAGCCGTTATTCCATTCCTGAATATTCCGACCGACGAGCACCACCAGCTCACCCTCTCTCCTCCTCTCCTCCCACCGGTTCCCATTCCAATCCCAGGATGGAAACCACCATCACAGCCCCACCACCGTCGCCGCCAGAAGGTCTCGATGTTTCGCCCATCGGATCTCCCCATAACCTGGCTGATGACGTACACGAGGCTCTTTCTGAGGACGAACTAGTAGATCATACCCTCGATCATGATCATCGCCTCCTCCTCCAACCCACCGGTGCTCTTACTGAGGATCTGAAACGTAGAATCATTAAGCAGGTAACTTCTCCTTCCTTTATCATTGGTTTTTTGGAAATGTGGAAGAAAAAAGTTTGTTTCTTTATGAAGTTTTTTACATGACCTAATTTTATGCATTGTTGTTCTTGTTTTTGCTGAATCTGATTTGTATATATGAGTTAAATGTTAAACCCTGTGATTTTTTCAATAAGttgattaatttgaaaatatgtatGAGTTTAAAATCACTATAGCAATTCTAATTTTCCTTGGGTTTTTCTTCTTGTAGGTGGAATATTATTTTAGTGATGGGAATTTGGCCAATGACAAACATATGATAAATTTGATTAGGAAGAACAAAGAAGGGTTTGGTAAGTTACATATTTTCTTGGTAAATTATTTGTCTTTTTCCATCTTTAAAGAACTAGCTCAATGGTTGTTGTTGACATTAGTTATTAGGGAAAGAAAGAAGTTTGAGGCAGTTTATGTTGATCTTTGCCCCTATGAGATTGTGTACcgaaatatgattatatttgtTGTATAATTATAATCATTTGAGACTTTGAAATACCCATCATATTGTTAACCTTTTGTAACAACACAAGAATAGAGAATGCTGAAGGTGATGAGATAAAGCAGGTACTTCTGACAGGTCTCATTGTCCAGATGTTTTCCTGGTGCAACCATATTTGGCTGTGCCGAGCATCTGAGACTGTGCTGAATGACTATATTCTTACCGCTGACTGATTCCTTCTCTATTCATATTAATCCTTATGAGATTAGGATGTTTTATGCTCGCAAACATTAGTCTTATTTCTACAGTTTTTGTTTGTACTGCCGCATACATGTGCAATGCCATGGTTTTGGGTTCTAAGTTGCTAATCATATCAACTTATCAGATGCTGTTCAATTTCACAGTGAACTAACAATGATAATGTTGTGCTTTTAACAATTTCAACTTGAGTTTGAGCTTTAGGTTCGATCTGCCATTTCTGATTCATCGATGCTAAATAATTACCTCAAGTTTCAGCCAAGAAATTTTAAGCTAAACCCTTATTTACTTGATAATTTCTCTGGTTAGTTCGTCGAACATGTAATTTGCGACTCCCTGATGCATAATAATTATCTTAGCTTATTAGGTCTTGGCCAAGAAGTTTAAGGGTAAAGCTAAAGTCTAAAGCATATTGCATTCTCTTGCTGTACCTTACATTTTGTTGCTTCTAATGTT
This region of Cannabis sativa cultivar Pink pepper isolate KNU-18-1 chromosome 7, ASM2916894v1, whole genome shotgun sequence genomic DNA includes:
- the LOC133039789 gene encoding uncharacterized protein LOC133039789; translation: MVALLTRNRIKFVDGRLPALDEDDENYDLWIQCNSLVISWIPNSVFPTITDSIMYMEDASCIWSELQERFHQKNAPRVFEVMSLCTTLSSKECGICCKNTGHNLARSQILLQDPLPNANKAYASIIQEEKQRGIVIPQTENNQSSNDNTEQFAGNTHANHGNNYFDNKNDNHPVYSHCGIPGHTIDKCYIIHGYPLDINCMANFQENTQ